The following coding sequences lie in one Cannabis sativa cultivar Pink pepper isolate KNU-18-1 chromosome 5, ASM2916894v1, whole genome shotgun sequence genomic window:
- the LOC115716124 gene encoding actin-depolymerizing factor 7 → MANAASGMAVSDECKLRFLELKAKRTYRFIVFKIEQQQVVIDKLGGPNESYDDFNASFPANECRYAVYDFDFITHENCQKSKIFFIAWSPDASQVRMKMVYASSKDRFKRELDGIQFELQATDPSEMSLDIVKSRAF, encoded by the exons ATG GCCAATGCGGCATCGGGAATGGCGGTGAGCGATGAGTGCAAGTTAAGGTTTTTGGAGTTAAAAGCGAAGAGAACTTACCGTTTTATTGTGTTTAAGATTGAACAACAACAAGTGGTGATAGACAAACTTGGTGGACCCAATGAGAGCTACGATGATTTCAATGCTAGTTTTCCTGCAAACGAGTGCCGTTACGCCGTCTACGACTTTGATTTCATCACTCATGAGAATTGCCAGAAGAGCAAGATTTTCTTCATAGCTTG GTCACCGGATGCATCACAGGTGAGAATGAAAATGGTTTATGCAAGTTCGAAAGATAGATTCAAGAGAGAATTGGATGGGATTCAATTTGAGTTGCAAGCAACAGATCCTAGTGAAATGAGCTTGGACATTGTTAAGAGCCGAGCCTTCTAA